In Aminobacterium sp. MB27-C1, a single genomic region encodes these proteins:
- a CDS encoding methyl-accepting chemotaxis protein, which yields MKYGSISRKIAITFMLLIFLMVLVGWLSFRSLNQSSDGLYQYQYLATISDESARIQRDLMVMATTANRYIEFRRIDDQIQYRNIQSELQTSLPLLKDKLQSEELKQKTSQLLSYLSSYDEAFQTAVQLNDDLDILSQTGFISPSETMEQELTAMMVAAEKNQNASLSYYAGLGIRSLLLAKSEGVRFLQTGDLSYIDNLKKEMVNLSGYLPLFDMMALDEESRSHFENFVEAQKLLEESISPLVKVDEERRSIRSEKMESISSEMNGAISSLRARIESLQNELGPLIAVKNSSALRFILITSLCMVIGSLFAGWKLSSSITSPLKNVVSLAELGANKNFSFSREDFAIKSRDEFGQMADALSAMVDSLRQALTEIWENTDNATQRAENLAALSQESTASMEEIKSTIEELTSLSEESGVALSQAEQAVKSVASSAEESARSSLEAAKTSEVASTLSSEAASKVEEVILSIQSVGENMKSTEQQIAKLGVSIEGISNFVGVITGIADQTNLLSLNAAIEAARAGEAGRGFAVVADEVRKLAEESATAARNVESQIKHLQKDASLSVQSIQETGEIMAETVKRARHAREGLTEALGETSKINTIIQSLASLAENQAVSGEEMKESVEQVLSSALRIREMISTIRQASEETVSASESVAKEAEGVSCGAESISELLTTFVLESDEKQRALPENVTVLEE from the coding sequence ATGAAATATGGAAGTATATCGCGCAAGATTGCGATAACTTTCATGCTGTTGATTTTTCTGATGGTACTTGTTGGATGGCTTAGTTTCCGATCACTCAATCAGTCGTCAGATGGACTGTACCAATATCAGTATTTAGCGACTATTAGCGATGAAAGTGCGCGCATACAACGAGATTTGATGGTTATGGCCACAACTGCGAATCGATATATAGAGTTTAGACGCATTGACGATCAAATTCAGTATAGAAATATTCAGTCTGAACTGCAAACTTCCCTTCCATTGTTAAAAGATAAACTCCAGTCGGAGGAGTTAAAACAGAAAACATCACAACTTTTATCCTATCTTTCTTCTTACGATGAAGCGTTTCAAACCGCCGTACAACTCAACGATGATCTTGACATACTTTCTCAGACAGGTTTTATCAGCCCCAGTGAAACAATGGAACAAGAGTTGACAGCAATGATGGTGGCTGCAGAAAAAAATCAGAACGCAAGTCTTTCTTATTATGCAGGGCTGGGGATTCGCAGCTTATTGCTTGCCAAGTCGGAAGGAGTTCGTTTTCTTCAGACGGGCGATCTTTCCTATATTGATAATCTCAAAAAAGAAATGGTCAATTTATCTGGATACCTTCCCCTTTTCGATATGATGGCCCTTGACGAGGAGTCTCGAAGCCATTTCGAAAATTTTGTGGAAGCACAAAAATTACTTGAAGAATCGATTTCGCCTCTTGTCAAAGTAGATGAGGAAAGGCGGTCAATCCGTTCAGAAAAAATGGAAAGTATTAGTTCTGAAATGAATGGAGCAATTTCTTCTCTTCGAGCACGTATTGAGAGTTTACAAAATGAGCTTGGTCCTCTTATTGCAGTAAAGAACAGTTCTGCACTTCGTTTTATTCTCATAACATCTTTATGTATGGTTATAGGAAGTCTTTTCGCTGGTTGGAAGCTTTCTTCGTCAATAACATCACCTTTAAAAAATGTTGTTTCTCTGGCTGAGTTAGGGGCCAATAAAAACTTTTCCTTTTCCAGGGAGGATTTTGCAATAAAAAGCCGTGATGAATTTGGACAGATGGCAGATGCGCTATCAGCGATGGTGGATTCTCTTCGTCAGGCTTTAACCGAAATTTGGGAAAATACAGATAACGCTACTCAAAGAGCAGAAAATTTAGCTGCCCTTTCTCAAGAGAGCACAGCATCAATGGAAGAAATTAAAAGTACTATAGAAGAGCTTACCTCTCTTTCTGAGGAGAGCGGTGTTGCTTTATCACAGGCGGAGCAGGCTGTGAAGAGCGTAGCAAGTAGCGCTGAAGAGTCAGCTCGTTCTTCTTTGGAAGCTGCTAAAACGTCGGAAGTCGCGTCAACTCTTTCCTCTGAAGCTGCAAGCAAAGTGGAAGAAGTTATTCTTTCTATTCAATCTGTAGGGGAAAATATGAAAAGCACAGAGCAGCAAATAGCAAAACTTGGTGTTTCCATTGAGGGAATATCAAATTTTGTTGGTGTGATAACAGGAATTGCAGATCAGACGAATCTTCTTTCTTTAAATGCGGCTATTGAAGCTGCACGTGCAGGAGAGGCGGGGCGAGGTTTTGCCGTTGTCGCAGATGAAGTTAGAAAATTGGCAGAGGAATCGGCAACTGCTGCACGGAATGTTGAGAGTCAGATTAAGCACCTTCAAAAGGATGCATCTTTATCAGTTCAATCTATTCAAGAGACAGGAGAAATAATGGCAGAAACGGTAAAAAGAGCTCGACATGCAAGAGAGGGTCTCACAGAAGCCTTGGGAGAAACTTCAAAAATTAATACTATAATTCAGTCTCTGGCCTCTTTGGCTGAAAATCAGGCGGTTTCAGGAGAAGAAATGAAAGAGTCTGTTGAGCAGGTTCTTTCCTCGGCTCTTCGTATCAGAGAAATGATTTCAACCATTCGTCAGGCTTCGGAAGAGACAGTTTCTGCTTCAGAAAGTGTTGCAAAGGAAGCCGAAGGTGTAAGCTGTGGTGCCGAATCAATTTCTGAGCTTCTTACTACTTTTGTTCTTGAATCGGATGAGAAACAAAGAGCTCTTCCTGAGAATGTGACTGTTCTGGAAGAGTAA
- a CDS encoding DMT family transporter — protein sequence MRKIVSSQNIIGSVLVLLAGVFWGTSGTAQAFAPLGASPFTVGTIRIAVGGGILFLLLLLRRGISWIKGPWLPKHILPAALGMAGFQFFFFAAVKLTGVSVGTMVAIGSAPLWAGLLGYFVYKEPPEKMWYFSTILAVVGCFFLSMEGVSFQAEASFLGIFMALGAAFSYAVCGIGLKGLRLSHGPVESAAITLCGGALFLIPLLFLFNISWLSEWKGVGVALHLGIVATALPYVLFSIGIAWIPVAKVYTLSLTEPLTACLLGVFLLGERLSMLSFFGIFLIFIGLALLSRKK from the coding sequence GTGAGAAAAATAGTCAGCAGCCAGAATATTATTGGTTCCGTTCTGGTTCTTCTGGCTGGTGTTTTCTGGGGAACTTCGGGAACTGCTCAGGCCTTTGCACCTCTCGGAGCTTCCCCTTTCACAGTAGGAACAATACGAATTGCTGTGGGAGGCGGAATCCTTTTTTTGCTTTTGTTGCTGAGAAGAGGAATTTCTTGGATTAAAGGACCGTGGCTTCCGAAGCATATTTTACCTGCTGCTTTAGGTATGGCTGGTTTCCAGTTTTTTTTCTTCGCTGCAGTGAAACTCACCGGAGTTTCCGTAGGAACGATGGTTGCTATTGGGAGTGCCCCTTTATGGGCAGGTTTACTCGGCTATTTTGTCTATAAAGAACCACCGGAAAAGATGTGGTATTTCTCAACAATATTAGCGGTTGTCGGATGCTTCTTTTTAAGTATGGAAGGGGTGTCTTTTCAGGCCGAAGCCAGTTTTTTAGGCATTTTTATGGCCTTAGGCGCAGCTTTTTCTTATGCCGTGTGTGGTATTGGGCTCAAAGGTCTGAGGCTTTCTCACGGGCCTGTTGAAAGTGCTGCAATTACTCTTTGTGGCGGAGCTCTTTTTCTTATACCTCTTCTTTTCCTTTTTAATATTTCATGGCTTTCCGAATGGAAGGGGGTGGGGGTAGCTCTTCATCTTGGAATAGTTGCTACAGCTTTGCCATATGTTCTTTTCTCTATTGGTATTGCCTGGATACCAGTAGCGAAAGTTTACACACTTTCGCTAACAGAACCTTTGACAGCATGTTTATTGGGAGTTTTTCTTTTAGGAGAGCGGCTTTCAATGCTTTCTTTTTTTGGTATTTTCCTCATTTTTATTGGATTAGCTTTATTGTCACGTAAAAAATAA
- the xth gene encoding exodeoxyribonuclease III, producing the protein MALLKVATFNVNSVRSRMHVLTKWLHDNRVDVLCLQETKTEDQFFPASDFESIGYNASFRGEKAYNGVALLSTHPIENAHFGFEDGESPDPESRIVRGTICGVHIINTYVPQGKAIDHPDYLYKMRFFDRLKALFEREYSTDEKVVWLGDMNVAPTDIDVTSPERKRDHVCFHEDIKKKFEEVKDWGFVDIFRKYRPEEGEFSFFDYRVKNALERNIGWRIDHILATSSLADCSTDCYVDREPRGWEKPSDHTPVVSVFDI; encoded by the coding sequence ATGGCCTTATTGAAGGTTGCAACTTTTAACGTTAATTCAGTTCGAAGCAGAATGCATGTATTGACTAAGTGGCTTCATGATAACAGAGTGGATGTGCTATGTCTGCAAGAAACTAAAACTGAGGATCAGTTTTTCCCCGCTTCAGATTTTGAGAGTATAGGATATAACGCCTCTTTCAGAGGAGAAAAAGCCTATAACGGCGTTGCTCTTTTGAGCACCCATCCGATAGAAAATGCCCACTTTGGTTTTGAAGACGGCGAATCTCCCGATCCTGAAAGTCGTATAGTTCGAGGAACGATTTGCGGTGTCCATATTATCAATACGTATGTACCGCAGGGCAAAGCTATAGATCACCCTGATTATCTCTATAAGATGCGTTTTTTTGATCGCCTGAAAGCTCTCTTCGAGAGAGAATATTCTACTGATGAGAAAGTAGTTTGGCTTGGTGATATGAATGTTGCCCCTACAGATATTGATGTGACAAGTCCGGAGCGGAAGAGAGACCACGTTTGCTTTCATGAGGATATTAAGAAAAAGTTTGAAGAAGTAAAAGATTGGGGTTTCGTCGATATCTTTAGAAAATATAGGCCTGAAGAAGGGGAATTTTCATTTTTTGATTATCGGGTAAAAAATGCCCTTGAACGAAATATCGGATGGAGAATAGATCATATTCTTGCTACATCCTCCCTCGCTGATTGCTCTACAGATTGTTATGTAGACCGAGAGCCACGAGGTTGGGAAAAACCATCAGATCATACGCCTGTTGTAAGTGTTTTCGATATATAA
- a CDS encoding TrkA family potassium uptake protein — translation MKKNFWSDSLGKKVFTMLLITSFIIVFGIIGMHFIVNLSWIDSLYYTIITLSTVGYGAPESLSGAEKIFIVTLILLGMGIVGYVLGNMAQLLVSEKIVALLGKGGDRRVARLSDHWIICGLGRYGSEVAHFLSADNITFVALEIEEEKVSAGREQGWLVLHGDARNEECLNKAGIAVSKGMIVALGDDADSVYTVLTARSLASNIRIVVRANDAGSVNVLYRSGADKVINPVLAGAASMVRASLQPSVEDFLELVNISRKLDLDFGTVHITSGSFMTGMTLSEAPLRSIYEANVIAVIREGGKIIYNPSGNLQLETNDHLIVFGQRKQIAKLRHDITLPEQSHSQEELFVSHPIQEQK, via the coding sequence ATGAAGAAGAATTTCTGGTCGGATTCTTTAGGGAAAAAGGTTTTTACGATGCTCCTTATTACTAGTTTTATCATCGTATTTGGCATTATAGGTATGCACTTTATAGTAAACCTTTCGTGGATAGATTCTCTCTATTACACCATAATTACACTTTCTACAGTCGGATACGGCGCTCCTGAAAGTCTCTCTGGAGCAGAAAAAATATTTATTGTCACTTTAATTTTACTTGGCATGGGAATTGTAGGATATGTACTTGGGAATATGGCACAGCTTTTAGTGAGCGAAAAAATCGTAGCTCTTTTAGGTAAGGGAGGGGACAGACGAGTGGCTCGACTTTCAGATCACTGGATTATTTGCGGATTAGGACGTTATGGCTCAGAAGTTGCTCATTTTCTTTCAGCTGACAACATTACCTTTGTTGCGCTGGAGATAGAAGAAGAAAAAGTATCGGCTGGACGCGAACAGGGATGGCTTGTTCTTCACGGCGATGCAAGAAATGAAGAGTGTTTGAACAAAGCCGGAATCGCCGTTTCCAAAGGAATGATTGTTGCCCTCGGAGACGATGCCGATAGTGTCTACACCGTTCTTACGGCTCGTTCATTAGCCTCAAATATACGAATTGTAGTGCGAGCAAATGACGCCGGATCAGTAAATGTCCTCTATAGATCCGGCGCCGACAAAGTTATTAACCCTGTTTTGGCTGGCGCCGCTTCAATGGTACGAGCTTCTCTCCAGCCATCTGTAGAAGATTTTCTCGAACTGGTCAATATTTCAAGAAAGCTTGATCTTGATTTTGGAACAGTGCATATCACTTCAGGAAGTTTCATGACTGGAATGACTCTCTCTGAAGCACCTTTGCGTTCAATTTACGAAGCAAATGTTATCGCCGTTATTAGAGAAGGCGGAAAAATCATATATAATCCAAGCGGCAATCTTCAACTTGAGACCAATGATCACCTTATAGTCTTTGGGCAACGAAAACAAATTGCGAAGCTTCGGCATGATATTACTCTTCCAGAACAGTCACATTCTCAGGAAGAGCTCTTTGTTTCTCATCCGATTCAAGAACAAAAGTAG
- a CDS encoding S9 family peptidase, with protein MYRPCIGIDPETVDWRFPPSVEAIDFISEGCHLYGVIYIAQGVPPHPTILLLHGFPGTEKNLDLAQILRRAGFNTMVFSYRGCWGSQGTYSFSHVVADSVHAVRFLQSDFAQKNYGVDPERIIVFGHSMGGFAMAKVADFISDIRDFCFISGWNPGLDARNSLNDPESQKKLDLLLQVCTPPLQGTNEDMLLKELRNHLHEWDIVNSAPHFKKRNILVIGAKKDNITPLRTNHLPFVEALKRTTPQGLKEIIMDTDHAYSDSRVALARHILDWLESLEY; from the coding sequence ATGTATCGTCCCTGCATCGGTATCGATCCTGAAACTGTAGATTGGCGTTTTCCTCCTTCCGTAGAGGCTATCGATTTTATTTCGGAAGGATGTCATCTTTATGGTGTCATCTATATTGCCCAGGGTGTGCCGCCTCACCCTACGATTTTGCTTCTTCACGGTTTTCCTGGAACGGAAAAAAACCTTGACCTTGCACAAATTTTAAGACGAGCAGGATTCAATACGATGGTCTTCTCTTATAGAGGCTGTTGGGGAAGTCAGGGTACCTATTCTTTTTCTCATGTTGTTGCCGATTCGGTTCATGCCGTTCGTTTTTTGCAGAGTGATTTCGCACAGAAGAACTATGGTGTAGACCCCGAACGGATTATTGTTTTCGGTCATAGTATGGGCGGCTTTGCTATGGCAAAAGTTGCTGATTTTATTTCTGATATTCGTGATTTTTGCTTTATTTCAGGCTGGAATCCAGGGTTAGATGCTAGAAACAGTCTAAATGATCCTGAAAGTCAGAAGAAATTGGATCTATTGCTTCAAGTATGTACCCCACCTCTTCAGGGGACAAACGAAGATATGTTATTGAAAGAGTTGCGTAATCATTTGCATGAATGGGATATTGTCAACTCTGCTCCTCATTTTAAGAAGCGTAATATTCTTGTGATAGGAGCAAAAAAGGATAATATTACCCCTTTGAGAACAAATCATCTTCCTTTTGTAGAAGCCTTGAAACGAACTACTCCGCAAGGTCTAAAGGAAATAATTATGGATACTGATCATGCTTACTCAGATAGTCGTGTTGCATTAGCTCGACATATTCTTGACTGGCTCGAATCTTTGGAATATTAG